From the genome of Mixophyes fleayi isolate aMixFle1 chromosome 2, aMixFle1.hap1, whole genome shotgun sequence, one region includes:
- the LOC142139832 gene encoding uncharacterized protein LOC142139832 produces the protein MSRDRRGEQAEEREMEVEGSEEGEGEVEETGQGRKTKTGRNVRFSHDENCVLVHNIIPCYEVILGNLAARTPLRRRHQLWGRVCEAVNAVGPLKRTVAHCRKRFSDIKRRLKEKMAQERRSTRRTGGGPPLRMEYTTYEEELRQIMPAEIVEGINVQDTDSPSFGQVVDSPGPQFSPSARPTPPPSARDSGTDEQAGPSSYQPPQAESLEMSPEPEDQTTITLVTVDAPVSGLQEVSPGPAEPSHHQPAPESMDPAREMALSIGAFQQQQTLFMDRQTGHMSQIAAQLRRIHRSTSQIPAAINRLASALEQTNVQLAQMSGSVDAMHSSIREGNANVIRLAGQLQQELIARLPAPFSSASTSAASTPTTSLQKIHQKLIFQSWAALSCKVLITTTIKVV, from the exons atgtccagagataggaggggagaacaggctgaggagagggagatggaggttgaggggtcagaggagggagagggagaggttgaggagacaggacagggcaggaagaccaagacagggaggaatgtgcgcttctcacatgatgagaattgtgtgttggtgcacaacatcattccctgctacgaggtcatcctagggaacctggcagcccggactcctctaaggcggcgtcaccaactgtgggggagagtctgtgaggccgtgaacgcggtgggcccactgaagcggacagtggcacactgccgcaagcgcttctctgatattaagaggaggcttaaagagaagatggcccaggaaaggaggtcgacaaggcgcacgggtggtggccccccacttcgtatggagtacaccacgtacgaggaggagctgcgccagataatgccggctgaaattgtagagggcataaatgtgcaggacaccgattcgccctcttttggccaagtagttg attcgccaggaccgcagttcagtcccagtgccagacctacacctccaccttcagcgagagattcgggcacagacgagcaagcag ggccctcttcataccagccacctcaggcggagtcattggaaatgtcccctgagccagaggatcaaacgaccatcaccctggtaacagtggatgcccctgtgtctggcctccaggaagtttcacctggccctgctgaaccatcacaccaccaacctgcacctgaaagtatggacccagccagagaaatggcgctgtctattggcgcattccagcagcaacagacattgttcatggacaggcaaactgggcacatgtcacaaattgcggcccagttgaggagaatacaccgctccacgagccaaatccctgctgcaataaaccggctggcaagcgctttggagcagacaaatgtgcagctggcccaaatgtctgggtctgtggacgccatgcattcctccattcgcgaggggaatgccaatgttatccggctggcaggccaactccagcaggaactgattgcccgcttgccggcccctttttcatcggcctccaccagtgccgctagtactcctaccacatctctacaga AAATACATCAAAAACTGATTTTTCAGTCTTGGGCGGCATTATCCTGTAAAGTACTGATTACCACCACTATTAAGGTGGTCTAG